One part of the Arachidicoccus terrestris genome encodes these proteins:
- a CDS encoding GH3 family domain-containing protein, which yields MAKALRLANGDVCKHQLRILKKLLHKARFTEFGQKYHFDNILMQPDPVKAFQQNVPIYNYSSIYKEWWHRSLENKPDVCWPGKVKYYALSSGTSDAASKYLPITNDLLQGNKLVMIKQLLSLRNYTDINVRSIGRGWLLLSGSTDLQKGVGHYLGDLSGITVKKSPFWFQPFYKPTKEIAREKDWNKKLEEIVDNAADWDIGFIVGVPAWVQMCMEMVIEKYKLNHIHEIWPNLSYFVHGGVSFEPYKKGFNKLLGKPLTYIETYLASEGFIAYQNRQDAGGGMRLVVSDHIFFEFVPFDDSNFTPDGDLVENPEILLAHQVSEGKDYALLISTPAGAWRYLLGDTIRFTDVSRSEIIISGRTKHFLSLVGEHLSVDNMNKAIQLAAEQLDLAITEFTVTGEPHGSFFAHRWFVACDQVVDKAALAASIDQHLKALNDDYAVERKSALKEIFIEVLPEETFLKFLEIRGKMGGQHKFPRVLKGGLLEAWKNFLTEQGY from the coding sequence ATGGCAAAGGCTTTACGCCTGGCCAATGGGGATGTATGTAAGCATCAACTAAGGATACTGAAGAAGCTGTTGCACAAAGCCAGATTTACTGAATTCGGACAGAAATATCATTTTGATAATATATTAATGCAGCCTGACCCGGTGAAAGCCTTTCAGCAGAACGTGCCCATTTATAACTATAGTTCCATCTATAAAGAATGGTGGCACCGTTCTCTTGAGAACAAGCCGGACGTCTGTTGGCCGGGTAAGGTGAAATATTATGCCCTTAGCAGCGGGACCAGCGATGCGGCAAGTAAATATTTGCCGATTACTAATGATTTGCTCCAAGGCAATAAACTGGTCATGATCAAACAGCTGCTCAGCCTGCGCAATTATACAGACATCAATGTCCGTTCTATCGGCAGAGGCTGGCTCCTGCTTAGCGGGAGCACGGATCTGCAAAAAGGCGTCGGTCATTATTTGGGTGACCTGAGCGGAATTACGGTAAAAAAATCGCCGTTCTGGTTTCAGCCTTTCTATAAACCGACTAAGGAAATCGCCAGAGAAAAAGACTGGAATAAGAAGCTGGAAGAAATTGTCGACAACGCTGCGGACTGGGACATTGGCTTTATAGTAGGTGTGCCCGCCTGGGTGCAGATGTGCATGGAAATGGTCATTGAAAAATATAAACTCAATCATATCCATGAAATCTGGCCGAACCTCTCCTATTTTGTGCATGGTGGCGTAAGTTTTGAACCCTATAAAAAAGGATTCAACAAATTACTGGGCAAGCCCCTTACTTATATTGAGACCTATCTGGCCAGTGAAGGTTTTATTGCCTATCAGAACAGACAAGATGCCGGCGGCGGCATGCGACTGGTGGTCAGTGATCACATTTTCTTTGAATTTGTGCCCTTTGATGACAGTAATTTTACGCCCGATGGTGATCTTGTAGAGAATCCGGAGATATTATTGGCGCATCAGGTGAGTGAAGGAAAAGATTATGCACTTTTGATAAGCACACCGGCCGGCGCCTGGCGCTATTTGCTGGGAGATACCATCCGCTTCACCGATGTCTCCCGCTCAGAAATCATTATCTCAGGAAGAACCAAGCATTTTTTGAGTCTGGTGGGCGAGCATCTCAGTGTGGATAATATGAATAAGGCGATTCAACTGGCAGCGGAACAGTTAGACCTTGCTATTACCGAATTTACTGTTACAGGCGAGCCACATGGCAGTTTTTTTGCGCACAGATGGTTCGTGGCCTGTGACCAGGTGGTCGATAAAGCTGCACTGGCAGCTTCCATCGACCAGCACCTCAAAGCACTCAATGATGATTATGCTGTAGAAAGAAAAAGTGCACTTAAGGAAATCTTTATTGAGGTTTTGCCAGAAGAGACCTTCCTTAAATTTTTGGAAATAAGGGGTAAAATGGGCGGGCAGCATAAATTCCCCCGGGTACTAAAGGGTGGTCTTTTAGAAGCCTGGAAGAATTTTTTGACTGAACAAGGTTATTAA
- a CDS encoding ABC transporter permease → MWKHYLKVAGRNLKRSKIFSFINIIGLCVGLTCSMLILLFVKDELSFDKFHEKGQHIYRITTEATFKGQTRLSSNTGLLEGPKFTRHVPGIKAFVRYQSDGTDFKKGTEVQSLNLFRADPNFFQVFSFPLITGDPNTCLQAPNAIVLSKDEAIRQFGSTDILGKTVLLKEDTVFKPYTVTAVAKNCPQNSSIRFNALSQFQRSGKEEANPENWFNSYLNTFVLLDDQVSPQQVEKQMQNYYLKDASSSFKALLQKYGIPESEVSMEIYHLQALPGMHLDKTISSGNGIRSTSDPLYSYILSGIALFILLIACINFINLTIARSIKRAKEIGIRKVVGSDKKQLIIQFMGESALLCLIAFGLAILLTEALLPLFNTLANKSLALSYLFDTQLAVEFIALFAITSFIAGFYPAIVLTRFEPTKILYNRFQVQGKNYLQKSLVVVQFVLATFLVVLTFVLYQQFNFLTSADLGYDDSNLVLVEQYNTRPKGDLFKKDLLKNPGIVAVAARKAGSHTTLAKISDGAVLNFRQDIITANYLNELKIPIIAGREFSTANPTDSIDKVLVNEAFVKEAGWKDPLGQKITFTTQDNKIMQVIGVVKNYHYSSMNDPIQPQLFKWEDISKLNAFYIKLQPGMSNSTLDYIKSSYQQLFPLSPFSYSFMEDSNKQQYSDIAKWRQILLFGGLITILISFMGLFGLSVLASERRKKEIGIRKVYGASVRSIIQLLTTDYLKLVVIAMVIATPVTILAASKFLQTMLYRIPLSWQLFIIPDIMVILLAFLTVYIQTRQSAITNPVKSLKDE, encoded by the coding sequence ATGTGGAAGCATTACCTGAAAGTTGCCGGGCGTAACCTGAAACGTTCAAAGATCTTTTCCTTTATCAACATTATCGGGCTCTGTGTCGGCCTGACCTGCAGCATGTTGATTCTGTTATTTGTAAAAGATGAACTCAGCTTTGATAAGTTCCATGAAAAGGGGCAGCATATATACCGGATAACGACCGAAGCCACTTTTAAGGGTCAGACTCGCCTTAGTAGTAATACAGGCCTGTTAGAAGGGCCCAAATTTACCCGGCATGTGCCAGGCATTAAGGCATTTGTTCGATACCAAAGTGACGGAACGGATTTTAAAAAGGGTACCGAAGTACAATCACTTAATCTGTTCAGAGCGGACCCGAATTTCTTCCAGGTTTTCAGCTTTCCCCTTATCACAGGCGACCCCAACACCTGCCTGCAGGCGCCCAATGCTATTGTGCTGTCTAAAGATGAAGCTATCCGCCAGTTCGGGTCAACTGATATTTTAGGCAAGACCGTACTTCTAAAAGAGGATACCGTATTCAAGCCCTACACGGTAACCGCCGTTGCCAAAAATTGCCCGCAAAACTCTTCCATACGCTTTAATGCATTATCCCAATTCCAGCGTTCCGGCAAAGAGGAGGCCAACCCGGAAAACTGGTTTAATTCCTATCTTAATACTTTCGTCCTGCTGGATGATCAGGTCAGCCCCCAACAGGTAGAAAAGCAAATGCAAAACTATTATCTCAAGGACGCTTCATCCTCCTTTAAAGCGCTTCTTCAAAAATACGGCATTCCTGAAAGCGAGGTATCCATGGAGATATACCATCTGCAGGCTTTACCCGGTATGCATTTAGACAAAACAATCAGCTCCGGCAATGGCATCAGATCTACCAGCGATCCATTATATTCTTATATACTCTCGGGCATTGCGCTGTTCATCCTGTTAATCGCCTGTATTAATTTCATCAATCTGACCATTGCCCGCTCCATCAAGCGGGCAAAAGAAATTGGTATCCGTAAAGTGGTGGGAAGCGATAAAAAGCAATTGATCATTCAGTTTATGGGCGAATCTGCCCTTCTTTGCCTGATTGCCTTTGGTCTGGCGATACTGCTTACAGAAGCACTACTCCCGTTATTCAATACTTTAGCCAATAAATCATTGGCCCTATCTTATCTGTTCGACACACAACTGGCGGTAGAATTTATCGCCTTATTCGCCATCACCAGTTTTATAGCAGGATTCTATCCGGCAATCGTACTGACCCGGTTTGAACCGACGAAGATCCTTTACAACCGGTTTCAGGTGCAGGGGAAAAATTATCTGCAAAAATCACTTGTTGTTGTCCAATTCGTACTGGCGACTTTTTTAGTCGTGCTCACATTTGTATTGTATCAGCAATTTAATTTTCTGACAAGTGCCGATCTGGGTTATGATGACAGTAACCTGGTATTGGTAGAACAATATAATACCCGTCCTAAAGGAGACCTTTTCAAAAAAGACCTTCTAAAAAATCCCGGTATCGTAGCCGTTGCGGCAAGAAAAGCCGGTTCCCATACTACACTTGCTAAGATCTCCGACGGCGCTGTACTGAACTTCAGACAAGATATCATTACTGCCAATTACTTAAATGAGCTAAAGATCCCAATCATTGCAGGACGTGAATTTTCAACAGCAAACCCAACAGACTCGATAGATAAGGTTCTTGTAAATGAGGCATTTGTTAAAGAGGCTGGCTGGAAAGACCCTTTAGGGCAAAAAATCACTTTTACCACCCAGGATAATAAAATCATGCAAGTCATCGGTGTGGTCAAAAACTACCATTACAGCTCCATGAATGACCCGATTCAGCCCCAATTATTTAAATGGGAAGATATCAGCAAATTAAATGCTTTCTATATAAAACTTCAACCAGGCATGTCTAACAGCACGCTGGATTATATAAAAAGCTCTTATCAGCAACTCTTTCCGCTTAGCCCGTTTAGCTACAGTTTCATGGAGGATTCTAACAAGCAACAGTACAGCGATATCGCCAAATGGCGTCAGATTTTACTGTTTGGGGGGCTGATCACTATTCTGATATCTTTCATGGGGCTGTTCGGTCTGTCTGTTCTTGCATCAGAGCGCCGCAAAAAGGAAATCGGCATCCGTAAAGTATATGGCGCCTCGGTACGAAGTATTATTCAACTGTTAACCACAGACTATCTTAAACTGGTTGTGATCGCAATGGTGATCGCCACACCCGTTACCATCCTGGCAGCCAGTAAATTTTTACAAACCATGCTATATAGAATCCCGCTGTCCTGGCAATTGTTTATCATTCCGGATATCATGGTCATACTGCTGGCTTTTCTGACGGTCTACATACAGACCAGACAGAGTGCCATCACTAATCCTGTTAAGAGCTTGAAAGACGAATAA
- a CDS encoding bifunctional heptose 7-phosphate kinase/heptose 1-phosphate adenyltransferase produces MTEENFQNKVPTQIQAIFEQFKEVTVAVLGDVMLDTYLWGKVDRISPEAPVPIVHIQREELRLGGAANVALNLAALGADVHLFSVAGNDSYSNALFELLEAQKISHQHILLSHDRPTTRKTRIMARNQQVMRLDSEVSIDLPNELENRLLEKLEAFFKEQKPRLLILEDYNKGVLTPEVIKKAIELAKKYDVLTAVDPKHRNFFHYKEVTIFKPNLGEIKSALNLNHLKDIDLKTLSAMHEGLFLQLGHLYSLFTLSENGVFYQKHGEGPALLPAKIRNIADVSGAGDTVIAVISLVYALTEDMALAAELGNIAGGLVCEQVGTAAIDKSRLLSEALQHL; encoded by the coding sequence TTGACAGAAGAAAATTTCCAAAATAAGGTGCCGACACAAATCCAGGCTATTTTTGAACAATTTAAGGAGGTCACCGTTGCCGTTCTCGGCGATGTAATGCTGGATACTTATCTGTGGGGTAAAGTAGACAGGATCTCTCCGGAAGCTCCTGTACCGATTGTGCATATACAAAGAGAAGAGCTCCGTCTGGGTGGCGCAGCTAATGTTGCGTTGAACCTGGCGGCACTGGGGGCAGATGTACACCTGTTTTCTGTTGCAGGTAATGATAGCTATAGCAATGCCCTTTTTGAGCTATTGGAAGCCCAAAAAATCAGCCACCAACATATATTACTCAGTCACGACCGGCCCACGACCCGGAAAACCCGGATTATGGCCCGTAATCAACAGGTTATGCGCCTGGATAGCGAAGTATCCATCGATCTACCTAATGAACTGGAAAACAGATTACTAGAAAAGCTGGAAGCCTTCTTCAAGGAACAGAAACCCAGACTTTTAATTCTGGAGGACTATAATAAAGGCGTGCTTACACCGGAGGTTATCAAAAAGGCCATTGAACTTGCAAAAAAATATGATGTATTAACTGCGGTAGACCCCAAGCACCGCAATTTCTTCCATTATAAGGAAGTAACCATATTCAAGCCAAATCTGGGTGAAATCAAATCGGCTTTAAACCTCAATCACCTGAAAGACATCGATTTAAAGACTCTTTCAGCCATGCATGAGGGGCTTTTTCTGCAATTGGGTCATCTCTATTCTCTGTTCACCTTATCTGAAAATGGCGTTTTTTATCAGAAACATGGTGAAGGACCTGCTTTATTGCCTGCCAAAATACGCAATATAGCAGACGTTAGCGGTGCCGGAGACACTGTTATAGCAGTCATCAGCCTGGTTTACGCCCTTACGGAAGATATGGCCCTGGCAGCCGAACTAGGCAATATTGCCGGCGGTCTGGTCTGCGAACAGGTCGGCACAGCGGCCATCGACAAATCACGGCTACTGAGTGAGGCATTACAGCACCTTTAA
- a CDS encoding MarC family protein, producing MESVSSFLHLAFITFITLFPAVNPVGTSFMIDPLLSGLTKKQRLIAARKISFYSLAICVVSVILGSWVLKLFGLSLPIVQIAGGMIIFHMGWNLLISKKETNKGPETFTQPEDKYKEVENILFYPITFPMLSGAGTISVLLTLSASSANKNWQQYLFNTGSLIVGILMMVVLIYICLINTLFLFKKIGQRGQQVVNRISAFLVMCVGLQILWEGIQHLLQAK from the coding sequence ATGGAATCTGTATCCTCATTTTTGCATCTGGCCTTTATTACTTTTATCACGTTATTTCCTGCCGTTAATCCGGTAGGCACTTCCTTTATGATCGATCCTCTGCTGAGTGGTCTGACTAAGAAACAGAGATTGATCGCTGCCAGAAAGATTTCATTTTATAGCCTGGCGATTTGTGTCGTCTCAGTAATTCTCGGCAGCTGGGTGCTGAAACTATTTGGTCTTTCGCTGCCTATTGTACAGATTGCCGGTGGCATGATCATCTTTCATATGGGATGGAACCTGCTCATCTCAAAAAAGGAGACCAATAAAGGCCCTGAGACATTCACACAGCCGGAGGACAAATACAAGGAAGTTGAAAACATTCTGTTCTATCCGATCACCTTCCCCATGCTTTCCGGCGCAGGGACCATCTCCGTACTCCTTACATTAAGTGCTTCCAGTGCCAATAAAAACTGGCAGCAATATCTTTTTAATACCGGATCACTTATCGTGGGGATCCTTATGATGGTGGTACTGATCTATATCTGTCTGATCAATACGCTATTTCTATTTAAAAAGATCGGTCAGCGTGGCCAGCAGGTAGTCAACAGGATCAGCGCTTTTCTGGTCATGTGCGTGGGATTACAGATCCTATGGGAAGGCATACAGCATCTGCTGCAAGCCAAGTAA
- a CDS encoding LysE family translocator, with amino-acid sequence MLLSAIIKGLAIGLMLGISVGPVIFAIIKQSINNGHKGGVAFIVGVSVSDTLLVVLCNFFTQIFSSTGMLEKIIGFGGSFFLIGLGFYNFFLKKSLSNEDSEVIHKKLSNRDMASIFFSGFLMNTLNPAVILFWIATSASIMVSAKNYLPYEIQYRIVVFLTCLIFTFSLDISKVFLAGKIRNRLTPHNIHIVNRISGVIFIIFGLALLYGIYSGRVLTH; translated from the coding sequence ATGTTATTATCTGCAATAATAAAAGGTCTGGCAATCGGACTAATGTTGGGCATTTCTGTAGGCCCAGTTATTTTTGCGATTATTAAACAGAGCATCAATAACGGCCATAAAGGCGGCGTAGCTTTTATCGTCGGCGTATCGGTATCCGATACCCTATTGGTTGTTTTATGTAATTTTTTCACTCAGATATTCAGCTCTACGGGCATGCTGGAAAAAATTATCGGCTTTGGTGGTAGCTTTTTCCTCATCGGGCTCGGCTTCTATAACTTCTTCCTTAAAAAATCGCTCTCCAATGAAGACTCAGAAGTCATCCATAAAAAGCTGAGCAACCGGGATATGGCCTCCATCTTTTTTTCCGGTTTTTTAATGAATACCCTGAACCCTGCAGTTATCTTGTTCTGGATTGCCACTTCTGCCAGTATCATGGTGAGCGCGAAGAATTACCTCCCATATGAGATCCAATACCGCATTGTCGTCTTTTTAACCTGTCTGATATTTACTTTTTCACTAGATATCTCTAAAGTATTTTTGGCAGGAAAGATCAGAAACAGATTAACGCCCCATAATATTCACATCGTCAATAGAATTTCGGGCGTTATTTTTATTATATTTGGTTTAGCGTTATTGTATGGTATTTACTCCGGCAGGGTGCTTACCCATTAA
- a CDS encoding glycosyltransferase produces the protein MGSVAAIVITYHPGQQMNRNLHSYLDQVSHLYIADNSQPKLIFSRDILDHPKITIINNSGNEGIAIRINQVAEMAIKEGYDWLLTMDQDSYFDAENIQSYFDYMNDYPGAGQVAMFGVETVEKPEIIADLNEPVDRLITSGSLLNLSLYKEIGPFDEQLFIDEVDHEYCYRAGLKGYRIIQFTHIFLEHQLGESVEVKTLRGGQKTTSFHSPLRLYYMVRNYLYVRRKYKDVYQKDLKIRGRSLLHRIKNNVLYGPDKWKTLTMVFRALSDYKKGKMGKKS, from the coding sequence GTGGGATCCGTCGCAGCAATAGTAATAACTTATCATCCCGGCCAGCAGATGAATAGAAATCTGCACTCCTATCTTGATCAGGTAAGTCATCTTTATATTGCAGACAACAGCCAGCCGAAGCTCATCTTTTCCAGAGACATACTGGACCATCCTAAGATCACGATTATCAATAATAGCGGTAACGAAGGTATTGCGATCAGGATCAACCAGGTAGCAGAAATGGCCATAAAAGAAGGATATGACTGGCTGCTCACTATGGACCAGGATTCGTATTTTGATGCAGAAAATATTCAGTCTTATTTTGATTACATGAACGACTACCCGGGTGCCGGCCAGGTCGCCATGTTTGGCGTAGAAACTGTAGAAAAACCGGAAATCATCGCGGATCTCAATGAACCGGTAGACCGGCTCATTACCTCCGGCAGCTTGCTAAACCTGTCTTTATATAAAGAGATCGGCCCGTTCGATGAGCAGCTTTTTATTGATGAGGTGGATCATGAATATTGTTACCGTGCCGGCCTGAAAGGATACCGGATCATTCAGTTTACGCACATATTCCTGGAACATCAACTAGGAGAATCGGTAGAGGTCAAAACACTCAGAGGTGGTCAGAAAACAACCAGTTTTCATTCACCGCTCCGACTCTATTATATGGTGCGCAACTATCTGTATGTCCGTAGAAAATATAAGGATGTCTATCAGAAGGACTTAAAAATACGGGGCCGGTCTTTGTTACACCGGATCAAAAACAATGTTCTGTATGGACCCGACAAATGGAAAACCCTGACAATGGTCTTTAGGGCGCTTAGCGACTATAAAAAAGGGAAAATGGGTAAAAAGAGCTGA
- a CDS encoding ABC transporter permease — MWKHYLKTAWRHLKRSKVFSFINIIGLSVGLTCSMLILLFVKDELSFDKFHKKGQHIFRVVTDDISKGENQKSSITGLMEGPAFSQHIPGIKAFVRYFEDDTEVKNGSEVQSFTLFKTDSNFFSVFSFPLIAGNTASCLKEPYSIVLSKDEAIRQFGSTDIIGKTLLLKSDTFFRPYTVTAVAQNCPKNSSFRFNALIPLKTSAADQTNKENWFDSYLNTFVLLDEHANVGQVVKKMQLFFEKDAAPVLHTLLKKYGLPESDISSTQYDLQPLKTMHLDKGVSSGNGITQTSSPLYSYILSCIALFILLIACINFINLTVARSIKRAKEIGIRKVVGSSKKQLNHQFMGESALLCLIAFILALIFTELLLPLFNTLANKSLSLSYLLDRKLICELFVLFAITSFIAGFYPAIVLARFEPTKTLYNRFQLQGKNYLQKSLVVVQFVLACFLVVLTFVLYQQFNFLTRADLGYNDNNLVAVYYQGSGNQGRHFKSLLKNNAGIMAVGARNDGNHYSICKVGADKVIKYRNDRITQNFFAVIQVPVMRGRNFSLSSPTDSVDKVIINEAFVKEAGWVDPVGQTITFNTDSNRQVQVIGVVKNYHYGSLNDPIDPQMFQWTSINDLSAFYIKIKPDHINSTMDYIKQAYGQSFPLSPFSYGFVQQSNKMQYSDIAKWRQILLFGGLITILISFMGLFGLSVLASERRKKEIGIRKVYGASVRSIIQLLTTDYLKLVVIAMVIATPVTILAASKFLQTMLYRIPLSWQLFIIPDIMVILLAFLTVYIQTRQSAITNPVKSLKDE, encoded by the coding sequence ATGTGGAAACATTATTTAAAAACTGCATGGAGACACCTCAAACGTTCGAAAGTCTTCTCCTTTATCAATATCATCGGACTCAGCGTAGGTCTGACCTGCAGTATGCTGATCCTGCTGTTTGTAAAAGATGAACTAAGCTTTGATAAATTCCATAAAAAAGGGCAACATATCTTCCGGGTCGTAACAGATGACATATCCAAGGGAGAGAACCAAAAGAGCAGTATTACCGGACTAATGGAAGGCCCTGCATTTTCGCAGCATATACCAGGCATAAAAGCATTTGTCCGCTATTTTGAGGACGACACCGAAGTTAAAAACGGAAGTGAAGTACAGTCATTTACGCTTTTTAAAACCGACAGTAACTTCTTTTCTGTGTTCAGTTTTCCATTAATCGCAGGAAATACAGCCAGCTGCCTTAAAGAGCCCTATTCCATTGTTTTATCAAAAGACGAAGCGATCCGGCAATTTGGTTCCACAGATATCATTGGTAAGACCTTGTTATTGAAAAGCGATACCTTCTTCAGACCTTATACGGTAACGGCCGTAGCACAAAATTGTCCAAAGAATTCTTCTTTTCGCTTTAACGCATTAATACCGCTAAAAACATCTGCTGCAGACCAAACCAATAAAGAAAACTGGTTCGACTCCTATCTCAATACCTTTGTGTTGTTGGATGAGCATGCCAACGTGGGCCAGGTTGTCAAAAAAATGCAATTATTTTTTGAAAAAGATGCTGCTCCTGTCTTGCATACCTTACTGAAAAAATATGGTTTACCTGAAAGTGATATATCGTCAACCCAATATGATCTTCAACCGTTAAAAACGATGCACCTGGATAAAGGGGTCAGTTCGGGCAACGGTATTACACAAACCAGTAGCCCACTATATTCCTATATATTGTCTTGCATCGCACTTTTCATCCTGTTGATCGCGTGCATCAACTTCATCAATCTGACCGTTGCCAGATCCATCAAAAGAGCGAAGGAGATCGGGATCCGTAAAGTCGTCGGCAGCAGCAAAAAGCAGCTCAACCACCAGTTTATGGGCGAATCCGCGCTGCTCTGCCTGATCGCCTTTATTTTGGCACTGATATTTACAGAGCTCCTTTTGCCACTTTTCAATACACTCGCGAATAAATCATTATCCCTTTCTTATTTGTTGGATCGAAAACTGATCTGTGAGCTTTTTGTGCTGTTTGCAATTACCAGCTTTATCGCAGGATTTTATCCCGCCATAGTACTTGCCCGATTCGAGCCGACGAAAACCCTTTACAACCGGTTTCAGCTACAGGGAAAAAATTATCTGCAAAAATCACTTGTTGTTGTGCAATTTGTACTGGCCTGTTTTCTTGTTGTACTCACTTTTGTACTTTATCAACAGTTTAATTTTCTAACGCGTGCCGATCTGGGTTATAATGACAATAACCTGGTAGCGGTCTATTACCAGGGTAGCGGTAATCAGGGGCGACACTTCAAAAGTCTACTTAAAAACAATGCGGGGATAATGGCTGTTGGTGCTAGAAATGACGGTAATCATTACAGCATTTGCAAAGTAGGCGCTGACAAAGTCATCAAATACAGGAACGACAGGATCACACAGAACTTTTTCGCAGTCATACAAGTTCCTGTTATGCGAGGCCGCAATTTCTCCTTGTCCTCCCCTACCGATTCTGTCGATAAAGTCATTATTAACGAAGCGTTTGTAAAAGAAGCTGGGTGGGTTGATCCGGTGGGGCAGACGATTACATTTAATACAGACTCCAACAGACAGGTGCAGGTCATCGGCGTCGTAAAAAATTACCATTACGGTTCTTTGAACGACCCTATTGACCCACAGATGTTTCAATGGACATCAATTAATGATTTAAGCGCCTTTTATATAAAAATCAAGCCAGATCATATCAACAGTACAATGGATTACATAAAACAGGCCTATGGCCAATCTTTTCCTCTAAGTCCCTTTAGTTACGGTTTTGTCCAGCAATCTAACAAAATGCAATACAGCGATATCGCCAAATGGCGTCAGATCTTACTGTTTGGGGGGCTGATCACTATTCTGATATCTTTCATGGGGCTGTTCGGTCTGTCTGTTCTTGCATCAGAGCGCCGCAAAAAGGAAATCGGCATCCGTAAAGTATATGGCGCCTCCGTACGAAGTATTATTCAGCTGTTAACCACAGACTATCTTAAACTGGTTGTGATCGCAATGGTGATCGCCACACCCGTTACCATCCTGGCAGCCAGTAAATTTTTACAAACCATGCTATATAGGATCCCGCTGTCCTGGCAATTGTTTATCATTCCGGATATCATGGTCATACTGCTGGCTTTTCTGACGGTCTACATACAGACCAGACAGAGTGCCATCACTAATCCCGTTAAGAGCTTGAAAGACGAATAA
- a CDS encoding class I SAM-dependent methyltransferase, whose protein sequence is MKFTAHNVLLKNGQTTMGTDQVLLSESAVWKSIENTLQLLNLLPDSREERSKIRVADLGCLEGGYALEFARLGFDTLGIEAREENLVNCNYLKEDAGLSNLNFVKDDVRNLHNYGAFDIVLCYGLLYHLNDPVAFMNLLGKTTKKLLLLNTHFAPVRDVRYELGPINNFIIGPIQKRIKLLNFTRNYRLSKLTTNEGYKGRWYREWEQGANQKKIERLLWASYNNDRSFWLRKKDLTTVMHKAGFNSVFEQFNFTGDIMPDNYTDYYNRTMFLGIKH, encoded by the coding sequence ATGAAATTCACCGCGCATAATGTCCTTTTAAAGAATGGCCAGACAACGATGGGAACAGATCAGGTGCTTCTTTCTGAAAGTGCTGTTTGGAAATCCATTGAAAATACTTTACAATTATTGAACTTGTTACCGGATTCCCGTGAAGAGCGAAGCAAGATTCGTGTGGCAGACCTCGGCTGTCTTGAGGGCGGTTACGCCCTTGAATTTGCCAGACTGGGATTTGACACATTAGGTATCGAGGCCAGAGAAGAAAACCTGGTCAATTGCAATTACCTGAAAGAAGATGCCGGATTATCCAATTTAAACTTTGTAAAGGATGATGTCCGCAATCTCCATAATTATGGAGCGTTCGATATCGTACTGTGTTATGGTTTGCTCTATCATTTAAACGACCCGGTTGCATTTATGAACTTGCTGGGAAAAACAACTAAGAAATTACTGCTGCTTAATACCCATTTTGCGCCGGTAAGAGATGTTCGTTACGAACTTGGCCCCATCAACAATTTCATTATTGGTCCTATTCAGAAAAGAATTAAATTACTGAACTTTACACGTAACTATCGTTTATCGAAATTAACGACCAATGAAGGTTACAAAGGGCGGTGGTATAGAGAATGGGAACAAGGCGCCAATCAGAAAAAGATTGAACGGCTACTGTGGGCCTCCTATAATAATGACAGATCTTTCTGGCTCAGGAAAAAAGATCTGACGACAGTGATGCATAAGGCAGGCTTTAACAGCGTATTTGAACAGTTTAATTTCACCGGCGATATCATGCCGGACAATTATACCGATTATTACAACCGGACCATGTTCCTGGGCATTAAACATTAA